From a single Arachis hypogaea cultivar Tifrunner chromosome 3, arahy.Tifrunner.gnm2.J5K5, whole genome shotgun sequence genomic region:
- the LOC112789522 gene encoding NDR1/HIN1-like protein 1, translated as MSSKDCGHHEDESRKLIRLILFGIGGFFFVVLLTIFIIWAVLRPTKPKFTIQDATLYAFNLSSPATNTLTITMQVTLSSHNPNRRIGIYYSNLHAYASYHNQQVTLATELPPTYQGHKDFTVWSPFLFGAAAPVSPFTLSSLQQDRGAGAVVVNVKIYGRVKWKVGTWVSGRYHLFVNCPAYIRFTGAGDRSGSGIQIVAPAKFQLLQGCSVDV; from the exons atGTCCTCCAAGGACTGCGGCCACCACGAAGACGAGAGCCGCAAGCTCATCCGCCTCATCCTGTTTGGCATCGGCGGCTTCTTCTTCGTAGTCCTCCTCACAATATTCATCATATGGGCCGTCCTCAGGCCCACCAAGCCCAAATTCACAATCCAAGACGCCACACTGTACGCCTTCAACCTCTCCTCCCCCGCCACCAACACCCTCACCATCACCATGCAAGTCACCCTCTCTTCCCACAATCCCAACCGCCGCATCGGAATCTACTATTCCAACCTCCACGCTTACGCCTCCTACCATAACCAACAG GTAACGCTTGCGACCGAGCTTCCCCCAACGTACCAAGGACACAAAGATTTCACCGTTTGGTCGCCGTTTCTTTTCGGCGCCGCAGCGCCGGTGTCGCCGTTTACGTTGAGTTCGTTGCAGCAGGACCGGGGTGCGGGTGCCGTCGTGGTCAACGTCAAGATCTACGGAAGGGTCAAGTGGAAGGTGGGGACTTGGGTCTCTGGAAGGTACCATTTGTTCGTGAACTGCCCGGCGTATATAAGGTTCACCGGCGCCGGTGATCGGAGCGGCAGCGGGATCCAGATTGTGGCTCCGGCGAAGTTTCAGCTCTTGCAGGGTTGCAGTGTTGATGTTTAG